From the genome of Sporomusa sphaeroides DSM 2875:
GAATTTAACGAAGTAGTGACTCAGCTTGAAGATATAAAAAGGCTTAAGAGTACTCTGGAATCCATTATGGAAAGTATGCATGAAGGTATTGTGGTCGTCGATAAGACGGGGCATATTACCATGCTGAATAAAGCCTATAGCGAATTTCTGGCTGTTGACCCTAAAGCGGTGGTGGGCAAGCATGTGGCTGATGTTATTGAAAATACCAGAATGCATCTTGTGGCTCAGGAAGGTAAAGCCGAAGTTACAGATATCCAGAAAATTAAAGATAATACTTGTATTGTTACCAGAATTCCCATTGTTAAAGATGGCGAAATTATCGGTGCTGTCGGTAATGTGGTATTTAAAGATATAAGAGAACTGAAATCTTTGGCCGGGAAGCTCCATAAACTGGAATCTGAGCTGGAGTATTATAAAGAAGAGTTGTTTAAGGCGTATGGCGGCAAGTTTACGTTTGAGAGTATTATTGGCAACAGCCAGCAGATGAAATGGCTGCGGGATGTGGCCGGCAAAGCTGCTAAAGGTACATCCACTGTCCTGATCTTAGGAGAAAGCGGTACAGGCAAGGAATTGTTTGCTCATGCAGTACATAACGCGAGCCGGCGGCGGCAAGGGCCGTTTATTAAGGTCAATTGTGCAGCTTTGCCGGAAAATCTACTGGAGGCCGAATTATTCGGCTATGAAGAAGGTGCCTTTACCGGTGCGCGTAAAGGCGGAAAACCCGGTAAATTTGAACTGGCTAACGGCGGGACAATCTTCCTGGACGAAATTGGTGAAATGCCGCTGGCTATGCAGGTCAAACTCCTGCGGGTGCTGCAGGAACGGGAATTGGAACGTTTGGGCGCAACCAAGACGATAAAATTGGATATTCGTGTTATTGCTGCCACCAACCGTGATCTGGAAGCAATGATCGAGCAGAACCAATTCCGTCAGGATCTGTATTACCGTTTGAATATATTTACCCTTCAAATTCCGCCCCTTAGAGAACGAACTGAGGATATTCCCTTATTGTGTCAGATGCTGCTTAAGAAAATTCGCAACCAGATTGAGCATTGGGTGGAAGGCGTAACCCCGGAGGCCATGGCTTTATTAATGCAATATAACTGGCCGGGAAATGTCCGCGAATTGGAAAATGTGCTTGAGCGGGTCATTAATTTGATGGATGATGAGACCATGATTGCGCCTGAACATCTGCCGTCTATGCTTAAGAAGCTAAACAGAACTACGGCC
Proteins encoded in this window:
- a CDS encoding sigma-54 interaction domain-containing protein, with protein sequence MQKQEEGRRPKAFLSTDMAEMQAVLDSVCNGVVVVNHHGIVTFFNTAAETISGLEAKNVIGQMVDDVIPNTGLIRVMETGLPEVNQRQFIGKCEVLTNRTPIIKDGMLVGAVGIFQDITEFNEVVTQLEDIKRLKSTLESIMESMHEGIVVVDKTGHITMLNKAYSEFLAVDPKAVVGKHVADVIENTRMHLVAQEGKAEVTDIQKIKDNTCIVTRIPIVKDGEIIGAVGNVVFKDIRELKSLAGKLHKLESELEYYKEELFKAYGGKFTFESIIGNSQQMKWLRDVAGKAAKGTSTVLILGESGTGKELFAHAVHNASRRRQGPFIKVNCAALPENLLEAELFGYEEGAFTGARKGGKPGKFELANGGTIFLDEIGEMPLAMQVKLLRVLQERELERLGATKTIKLDIRVIAATNRDLEAMIEQNQFRQDLYYRLNIFTLQIPPLRERTEDIPLLCQMLLKKIRNQIEHWVEGVTPEAMALLMQYNWPGNVRELENVLERVINLMDDETMIAPEHLPSMLKKLNRTTAKDEDGDGAHELADIKDDAEKQAIMRALTAAEGNKSKAARLLGIHRSGFYQKLQKYNLLK